Proteins encoded within one genomic window of Acidovorax sp. 107:
- a CDS encoding methyl-accepting chemotaxis protein — MTRQRMTVRTKLSLAFGLMVVLILLVAGTSIHDMTQEKEQFHDFVTGINARAHMAQEVQASVNRRAVAARNLVLATNDADRATEKLAVAGAHADVQERLARLKDMVAAGHVPANIKALVDDIDRIEQSYGPVALQIVELALKGQRDEAIARINGECRPLLAALIAKTREYQLVTDARAQDLVKESEAEMVAQRTRLVVLALLATVVALLSGFFITRSVARALGAEPGALSEAAQRVANGDLSSVPGADRAAQGSVLASLSVMQQNLADIVAKVRGASDSIAIGTSEIARGNVDLSQRTEEQASALQQTAATMEQFSTTVRNNAESAKVADRLAISASTVATQGGDAVSRVVDTMKGINDSSRKISDIIGVIDGIAFQTNILALNAAVEAARAGEQGRGFAVVATEVRNLAERSASAAKEIKALISDSVEKVTVGSQLVDQAGQTMEEVVGAIKRVTEIVGEISSASAEQSSGVAQIGQAVNQMDQVTQQNAALVEESAAAAQSLDMQARQLSQAVQIFKLDGLAGAGAALGAVPQRLQLGYAA, encoded by the coding sequence ATGACCCGCCAACGCATGACTGTCCGTACCAAACTGAGCCTGGCCTTTGGGCTCATGGTTGTCTTGATCCTGCTGGTGGCGGGGACCTCCATCCATGACATGACGCAGGAGAAAGAGCAGTTTCACGACTTCGTCACCGGCATCAATGCCCGGGCCCACATGGCGCAGGAGGTCCAGGCGTCGGTCAACCGCAGGGCAGTTGCCGCCAGAAATCTCGTGCTGGCCACCAACGACGCCGATCGCGCCACCGAGAAACTGGCGGTGGCCGGTGCCCATGCCGATGTGCAGGAACGATTGGCGCGGCTCAAGGACATGGTGGCTGCTGGCCACGTGCCTGCCAACATCAAGGCGCTGGTGGACGACATCGATCGAATCGAGCAGTCCTACGGCCCGGTGGCATTGCAGATCGTGGAGCTGGCGCTGAAGGGGCAGCGTGATGAGGCGATTGCGAGGATCAACGGCGAATGCCGTCCGCTGCTGGCTGCCCTGATCGCCAAGACCCGTGAGTACCAGCTCGTCACGGACGCCCGGGCCCAGGACCTTGTCAAAGAATCCGAGGCTGAAATGGTGGCCCAGCGGACCCGTCTGGTGGTGCTTGCGTTGCTTGCGACCGTGGTGGCACTGCTCTCTGGTTTCTTCATCACACGTAGCGTGGCACGGGCACTGGGGGCCGAGCCTGGTGCGCTGAGCGAAGCCGCGCAGCGTGTGGCCAATGGCGATCTGTCATCGGTTCCGGGTGCAGACCGTGCGGCCCAGGGGAGTGTCCTGGCCTCGCTGAGCGTGATGCAACAGAATCTCGCCGACATCGTTGCGAAGGTGCGTGGTGCATCGGATTCCATTGCCATCGGCACCTCGGAGATTGCACGCGGCAATGTGGATCTGAGCCAGCGCACCGAAGAGCAGGCCAGCGCCCTGCAGCAGACCGCCGCCACCATGGAGCAGTTCAGCACCACGGTTCGCAACAACGCAGAAAGCGCCAAGGTGGCGGACCGGCTGGCCATCAGCGCGTCCACGGTGGCCACCCAGGGGGGCGATGCAGTCTCTCGCGTGGTCGACACCATGAAGGGGATCAACGACAGTTCGCGCAAGATCTCCGACATCATCGGTGTGATTGACGGCATTGCCTTCCAGACCAACATCCTGGCCTTGAATGCCGCGGTCGAGGCGGCCCGCGCTGGCGAGCAGGGACGTGGGTTTGCCGTGGTCGCTACCGAGGTGCGCAACCTTGCTGAGCGCAGTGCGTCTGCCGCCAAGGAGATCAAGGCGCTGATCAGCGACAGCGTGGAGAAAGTGACCGTGGGCTCCCAGCTCGTGGATCAGGCGGGCCAGACCATGGAAGAGGTGGTGGGGGCCATCAAGCGCGTGACCGAAATCGTGGGAGAGATCAGCTCTGCCAGTGCAGAGCAAAGCTCTGGCGTGGCGCAGATCGGTCAGGCGGTGAACCAGATGGACCAGGTCACGCAGCAGAACGCCGCGCTGGTCGAAGAGAGTGCAGCCGCAGCCCAGAGCTTGGACATGCAGGCCAGGCAACTGAGCCAGGCGGTGCAGATCTTCAAGCTGGATGGCCTCGCGGGCGCGGGCGCAGCGCTGGGAGCCGTCCCTCAGCGGCTCCAGCTGGGCTACGCAGCGTGA
- a CDS encoding TonB-dependent siderophore receptor, with the protein MHAPLRLRHPQALHPLAAAVLAAFCGTALAQSAPPAKPPQTLSEVTVQSTTGDDGYSPAASTSATKGSAPLRDVPQAVNVVPEQLMRDQGARSMEDVLRNVPGVAMSHGDGQRDQVVIRGFTAIADQFVDGVRDDALYFRDLADIERVEVLKGPAAVLYGRGSSGGLINRVTKKPKFGETSGEASLGLGSFDYRRATADVNVGISETAALRINAAVEDSGSYRDQQFVKRHNFAPSLALKLAAQTDLLLQYTNARDKRLTDFGIPALNGRPVNVPASTYYGSSNAAQDDTTTSTMQSLAATLNHRFNDDWSVRNVTRAYDYALDRYNTLPGGTTNPVNLTVGRTRSFILRDESGIFNQTDVTWRNQLGGLKQEWLMGMELGQQKKRAESVSGGADRVSIFNPAGVAAPVIPAASYTADSAIPSHTTQDTAALYWQDQITLAPQWKALVGARYDVFKQQTEFDRKLSALSRTDKKFSPRAGLVWQPSDTVSYYVSYSKSFQPSAETFALAANNTANEPEITQNKEIGVKLDLLDGRLNVTGALFNLERTNIKNTDPSNPSRQINVGTQRTNGLELAANGRLPDRWDVSAGYAWLDGRMTKSLATTGSLQLPTAAVPAQGKVAALTPRNSAFLWAMKDLGHGLRVGGGVNYVGARFTSLTNLVTLPGYTTLDAALQYTLGQWDVDVNIKNLANRKYYVSAHGSNDNLILPGSPRALQVTLRTRF; encoded by the coding sequence ATGCACGCACCCCTCCGCCTTCGCCACCCCCAGGCCCTGCACCCGCTGGCCGCTGCCGTCTTGGCCGCTTTCTGCGGCACGGCCCTGGCGCAAAGCGCCCCGCCCGCCAAGCCCCCTCAGACGCTGAGCGAGGTCACGGTGCAATCCACCACCGGCGACGACGGCTACTCACCCGCCGCCAGCACCTCCGCCACCAAGGGCAGCGCACCGCTGCGCGACGTGCCCCAGGCTGTGAACGTGGTGCCCGAGCAGCTCATGCGCGACCAGGGCGCGCGCTCGATGGAGGACGTGCTGCGCAACGTGCCCGGCGTGGCCATGAGCCACGGCGACGGCCAGCGAGACCAAGTGGTGATCCGCGGCTTTACCGCCATCGCCGACCAGTTTGTGGACGGCGTGCGCGACGATGCGCTGTATTTCCGCGACCTGGCCGACATCGAGCGCGTGGAAGTGCTCAAGGGCCCGGCCGCCGTGCTGTACGGGCGCGGCTCCTCGGGCGGGCTCATCAACCGCGTGACCAAGAAACCAAAGTTCGGCGAGACGTCGGGCGAGGCCAGCCTGGGCCTGGGCAGCTTTGACTACCGCCGCGCCACGGCCGACGTGAATGTGGGCATCAGCGAGACCGCGGCCCTCCGCATCAATGCCGCCGTGGAAGACTCGGGCAGCTACCGCGACCAGCAGTTCGTCAAGCGCCACAACTTCGCGCCCTCGCTGGCCCTCAAGCTCGCCGCGCAGACCGACCTGTTGCTGCAGTACACCAACGCACGCGACAAGCGCCTGACAGACTTCGGTATCCCGGCCCTGAACGGCCGCCCGGTGAACGTGCCCGCTAGCACCTACTACGGCTCCAGCAACGCCGCGCAAGACGACACCACCACCAGCACCATGCAATCGCTGGCGGCCACGCTCAACCATCGCTTCAACGATGACTGGTCGGTGCGCAATGTGACGCGCGCCTATGACTACGCTCTGGACCGCTACAACACCCTGCCCGGCGGCACCACCAACCCGGTGAACCTGACCGTGGGCCGCACGCGCTCGTTCATCCTGCGCGACGAGAGCGGCATCTTCAACCAGACCGACGTGACCTGGCGCAACCAGCTGGGCGGCCTGAAGCAGGAATGGCTGATGGGCATGGAACTGGGCCAGCAGAAGAAACGCGCGGAATCCGTCTCGGGCGGTGCGGACCGCGTCTCCATCTTCAACCCCGCGGGCGTGGCCGCCCCAGTGATTCCGGCCGCCAGCTACACCGCCGACAGCGCCATCCCCAGCCACACCACGCAGGACACCGCCGCGCTGTACTGGCAGGATCAGATCACGCTGGCGCCCCAGTGGAAGGCGCTGGTGGGTGCGCGCTATGACGTGTTCAAGCAGCAGACAGAGTTTGACCGCAAGCTCTCCGCGTTGTCGCGCACCGACAAGAAGTTCAGCCCCCGCGCAGGCCTGGTGTGGCAGCCCAGCGATACCGTGTCGTACTACGTGTCGTACAGCAAGTCGTTCCAGCCCTCGGCAGAGACCTTTGCGCTGGCCGCCAACAACACCGCCAACGAGCCCGAGATCACGCAGAACAAGGAAATCGGCGTGAAGCTCGACCTGCTGGACGGCCGCCTGAATGTGACCGGCGCGCTGTTCAACCTGGAGCGCACCAACATCAAGAACACCGACCCCAGCAACCCGTCGCGCCAGATCAACGTGGGCACGCAGCGCACCAACGGGCTCGAGCTGGCCGCGAATGGCCGCCTGCCGGACCGCTGGGACGTGAGCGCGGGCTATGCCTGGCTGGACGGGCGCATGACGAAGTCGCTGGCCACCACGGGCTCGCTGCAGCTGCCTACGGCCGCCGTCCCCGCGCAGGGCAAGGTCGCCGCGCTCACGCCGCGCAACTCCGCCTTCCTGTGGGCCATGAAAGACCTGGGCCACGGCCTGCGCGTGGGCGGCGGCGTGAACTATGTCGGTGCTCGCTTCACCTCGCTCACCAACCTGGTGACCCTGCCCGGCTACACCACGCTCGACGCAGCGCTGCAGTACACGCTGGGCCAGTGGGATGTGGACGTGAACATCAAGAACCTGGCCAACCGCAAGTATTACGTGTCGGCCCACGGCAGCAACGACAACCTGATCCTGCCCGGCTCGCCGCGTGCGCTGCAGGTCACGCTGCGCACGCGGTTCTGA
- a CDS encoding DUF3325 domain-containing protein produces MSAFLLCFAGWSAIALGMDRHHEDATGHEGTAHRLQQLRCAGWLLLLFSLWLAARPTGGALASLAVTAWTVALSMAAVAVTAAMTWQPRRTPLLAGAALVSGLAARAGGW; encoded by the coding sequence ATGTCCGCTTTTCTGCTGTGTTTTGCAGGCTGGTCGGCCATCGCGCTTGGCATGGACCGGCACCATGAAGACGCCACGGGGCACGAGGGCACGGCCCACCGCCTGCAACAGCTGCGCTGCGCCGGATGGCTGCTGCTGCTGTTCTCGCTCTGGCTCGCTGCCCGCCCCACGGGTGGTGCACTGGCTTCGCTGGCAGTGACGGCGTGGACGGTGGCCCTGTCGATGGCCGCCGTGGCCGTGACCGCCGCCATGACCTGGCAGCCCCGACGCACCCCACTGCTGGCAGGGGCGGCCCTGGTGTCAGGCCTCGCGGCCAGGGCCGGGGGCTGGTGA
- a CDS encoding PepSY domain-containing protein — MAWVHTWAGLVLGWLLFAIFLTGTLSFFKSEFTRWMHPEWHGLQSADPLATDHQAADKALAALQRQAPSVTQWILRLPDARDPTVTVLWRDKANGRFETLHMNPQTGEAIPARETMGGDFFYRFHFELRTAAKGRWALEGRWVVGAATFMMLVALLSGIVTHRRFFKDFFTFRPGKGGQRAWLDAHNVSGVLVLPFYLMITFSGLMIFHTLYLPSGIATAYRGDKGVDANAYFADLQGEKPERRVRRGPSEQIDPLPPIALQPILQAATTRWEGGRIGGVQARRDAQGRVVVEVSRHAGDRLQYRPPRLLFDGTTGQWLEQADPASPAVTTYGVLYGLHMARFADIGLRWALFAFGLLGSLMIATGLVLWSVKRSAKSHLQASRKGIVASNTGKAPFGERLVAAINIATLAGLPLACGVYIASNRLIPLGIEGRADVELAWFFSAWGFALLWALASAVVRPSRMGWSVPLGAAGLVWALLPVINALTTHTHLGITLPAGEWVWASMDLAFLATGVLLGWVSWRLLPGRAPRGHATAAKVARTAPSAALPAAPDVSVSTSGT; from the coding sequence ATGGCCTGGGTGCACACCTGGGCCGGTCTGGTGCTGGGCTGGCTGCTGTTTGCCATCTTCCTCACCGGCACGCTGTCGTTCTTCAAAAGCGAGTTCACGCGCTGGATGCACCCCGAGTGGCATGGCCTGCAGAGCGCCGACCCGTTGGCGACCGACCACCAGGCGGCCGACAAGGCGCTGGCCGCCTTGCAACGCCAGGCCCCGAGCGTGACGCAATGGATCCTGCGCCTGCCCGATGCACGCGACCCCACCGTCACCGTACTCTGGCGCGACAAAGCCAACGGCCGCTTTGAGACCTTGCACATGAACCCGCAGACGGGCGAGGCCATCCCCGCTCGGGAGACCATGGGTGGCGACTTCTTCTACCGCTTTCACTTTGAACTGCGCACCGCCGCCAAAGGCCGCTGGGCGCTGGAGGGCCGCTGGGTGGTGGGCGCCGCCACGTTCATGATGTTGGTGGCGCTGCTCAGTGGCATCGTCACGCACCGGCGCTTCTTCAAGGACTTCTTCACCTTCCGCCCCGGCAAGGGCGGGCAGCGCGCCTGGCTGGATGCGCACAACGTCAGTGGCGTGCTGGTGTTGCCGTTCTATTTGATGATCACCTTCAGCGGGCTGATGATCTTTCACACGCTGTACCTGCCCTCGGGCATCGCCACCGCTTACCGGGGCGACAAGGGTGTGGATGCCAACGCCTACTTTGCCGACTTGCAGGGCGAAAAACCCGAACGCCGCGTGCGGCGCGGACCCAGCGAGCAGATAGACCCGCTTCCACCCATCGCGCTCCAGCCCATTCTGCAAGCCGCCACCACCCGATGGGAAGGCGGCCGCATTGGCGGCGTGCAGGCGCGGCGCGATGCCCAGGGTCGGGTGGTGGTCGAAGTGTCACGGCATGCCGGCGACCGTCTTCAGTACCGACCGCCCCGGTTGCTGTTTGATGGCACCACCGGCCAGTGGCTGGAGCAGGCCGACCCGGCCAGCCCCGCCGTCACCACCTATGGCGTGCTGTACGGCTTGCACATGGCGCGGTTTGCCGACATCGGCCTGCGCTGGGCGCTGTTCGCCTTTGGCCTGCTGGGCAGCCTGATGATCGCCACCGGCCTGGTGCTGTGGTCGGTCAAGCGCAGCGCCAAGTCACACCTGCAGGCCAGCCGCAAAGGGATTGTGGCCAGCAACACCGGCAAGGCGCCGTTTGGCGAACGCCTGGTGGCCGCCATCAACATCGCCACGCTGGCGGGACTGCCGCTGGCGTGCGGCGTGTACATCGCCTCCAACCGCCTGATCCCCCTCGGCATCGAGGGCCGGGCAGATGTGGAACTGGCCTGGTTCTTCAGCGCCTGGGGTTTTGCCCTGCTGTGGGCGCTGGCCAGTGCCGTGGTCCGGCCCAGCCGCATGGGCTGGTCGGTGCCGCTGGGCGCAGCGGGCCTGGTGTGGGCCCTGCTCCCGGTGATCAACGCCCTGACCACCCACACCCACCTGGGCATCACGCTGCCTGCGGGTGAATGGGTATGGGCCAGCATGGACCTGGCCTTCCTGGCCACCGGCGTGCTGCTGGGCTGGGTGTCATGGCGGCTGCTTCCGGGCCGTGCGCCCCGGGGCCATGCCACTGCCGCCAAGGTGGCACGCACCGCGCCTTCGGCAGCATTGCCCGCTGCTCCCGATGTTTCGGTTTCTACCTCGGGGACCTGA
- a CDS encoding DUF3649 domain-containing protein — protein MKTACVDVRYRLAIASRAVAAAAGGYALAASLAGALSLALVPGLPRVEAVLTATMLAWLAYAGAVAWAFYARTAWGAWGGTVLPALALGAYATAPQWLASLGSAA, from the coding sequence ATGAAAACGGCATGCGTAGATGTGCGCTACCGCCTGGCCATTGCGTCGCGCGCCGTTGCGGCGGCGGCAGGTGGCTACGCGCTGGCAGCCAGCCTGGCTGGGGCACTGAGCCTCGCACTGGTGCCCGGCCTGCCACGGGTGGAGGCGGTGCTCACTGCCACCATGCTCGCATGGCTGGCCTATGCAGGGGCCGTGGCCTGGGCGTTTTATGCGCGCACCGCCTGGGGGGCCTGGGGCGGCACCGTACTACCCGCGCTGGCACTGGGCGCTTATGCGACTGCGCCACAGTGGCTGGCATCGTTGGGGAGCGCAGCATGA
- the bfr gene encoding bacterioferritin, with the protein MKGDAQVIGHLQAQLKNELTAINQYFLHYRMLKHWGFDKLAKKEYSESIGEMKHADWLMDRIFTLDGLPNLQDLAKIQVGEDVPEILACDLRAEQGAQATIKDGIAHCESVRDYVSRDLLQKILDDTEEHIDFLETQIDLIGKVGLPNYLQSQMGDIE; encoded by the coding sequence ATGAAAGGTGACGCACAGGTCATTGGCCATCTGCAGGCCCAGCTCAAGAACGAACTCACGGCCATCAACCAGTACTTTCTGCACTACCGCATGCTCAAGCACTGGGGCTTCGACAAGCTGGCCAAGAAGGAATATTCGGAGTCCATCGGCGAGATGAAGCATGCCGACTGGCTCATGGACCGCATCTTCACGCTCGACGGCCTGCCCAACCTGCAGGACCTGGCCAAGATCCAGGTGGGCGAAGACGTGCCGGAGATCCTGGCCTGCGACCTGCGCGCCGAACAAGGCGCCCAGGCCACCATCAAGGACGGCATTGCCCACTGCGAAAGCGTGCGGGACTATGTGTCGCGTGACCTGCTGCAAAAGATCCTGGACGACACCGAGGAGCACATCGACTTCCTCGAAACCCAGATCGACCTGATCGGCAAGGTGGGGCTGCCCAACTACCTGCAGTCCCAGATGGGCGACATCGAATAA
- the ahpC gene encoding alkyl hydroperoxide reductase subunit C, with amino-acid sequence MSLINTQVQPFKTTAFVNRDGKGEFIEVTEQSLKGKWSVLIFMPAAFTFNCPTEIEDAADNYAEFQKAGAEVYIVTTDTHFSHKVWHETSDAVGKAKFPLVGDPTHQLTNAFGVHIPEEGLALRGTFVINPDGVIKTMEIHSNEIARDVSETLRKLKAAQFTAANPGQVCPAKWKEGAKTLTPSLDLVGKI; translated from the coding sequence ATGTCCCTGATCAATACGCAAGTTCAGCCCTTCAAGACCACCGCTTTCGTCAATCGTGACGGCAAGGGTGAATTCATCGAAGTGACCGAGCAGTCCCTCAAGGGCAAGTGGTCCGTGCTGATCTTCATGCCTGCAGCCTTCACCTTCAACTGCCCTACCGAAATCGAAGACGCTGCCGACAACTACGCTGAATTCCAGAAGGCCGGTGCCGAGGTCTACATCGTGACCACCGACACGCACTTCTCGCACAAGGTGTGGCACGAGACCTCCGACGCCGTCGGCAAGGCCAAGTTCCCTCTGGTGGGCGACCCAACGCACCAGCTGACCAACGCTTTTGGCGTGCACATCCCTGAAGAAGGCCTGGCACTGCGCGGCACGTTCGTGATCAACCCCGATGGCGTGATCAAGACGATGGAAATCCACTCCAACGAAATCGCCCGCGACGTGTCGGAAACCCTGCGCAAGCTCAAGGCTGCCCAGTTCACCGCCGCCAACCCTGGCCAGGTCTGCCCCGCCAAGTGGAAGGAAGGCGCCAAGACCCTGACGCCTTCGCTGGACCTGGTCGGCAAGATCTAA
- the ahpF gene encoding alkyl hydroperoxide reductase subunit F gives MLDEQLKTQLSAYLERVQQPFELVASLDDSETARDMRELLTTIQALRSDKITLRTDGNDARKPSFSLQRVGATNSLRFAGLPLGHEFTSLVLALLWTGGHPPKVEQDVIDSIKALEGDFNFEVYMSLTCHNCPDVVQALSLMAIVNPQIKTTVIEGGAFQQEVTDREIMAVPMVFLNGQVFGSGRMTIEEIVAKLDTGSAAREAAKLSAKAPYDVLIVGGGPAGAAAAVYAARKGIRTGVAAERFGGQVNDTLGIENYISVIETDGPKFAAALEAHTRAYDVDIMNLQRAHKLIPAAQPGGLIEVQLANGGTLKAKTVILSTGARWRNVNVPGEAEYKNKGVAYCPHCDGPLFKGKRTAVIGGGNSGVEAAIDLAGIVAHVTLVEFADQLKADAVLVRKLQSLPNVTIHTNAQTTEITGADGKVNGLKFKDRATGEEQLVPLEGVFVQIGLVPNTDWLKGTVALSKFGEIEIDAKGHTNVPGVFAAGDCTTVPYKQIVIAAGAGSTAALSAFDHLIRTSVPA, from the coding sequence ATGCTCGACGAACAACTCAAAACCCAGCTTTCCGCTTACCTCGAGCGCGTACAGCAGCCGTTTGAGCTGGTGGCCTCCCTGGACGACAGCGAGACGGCGCGCGACATGCGCGAGCTGCTGACAACCATCCAGGCGCTGCGCAGCGACAAGATCACCCTGCGCACCGATGGCAACGATGCGCGCAAGCCGTCCTTCAGCCTGCAGCGCGTAGGCGCCACCAACAGCCTGCGCTTTGCCGGCCTGCCCCTGGGCCACGAGTTCACGTCGCTGGTGCTGGCCCTGCTGTGGACGGGCGGCCACCCACCCAAGGTGGAGCAGGACGTGATCGACTCGATCAAGGCGCTGGAAGGTGACTTCAACTTCGAGGTCTACATGAGCCTGACCTGCCACAACTGCCCCGACGTGGTGCAGGCGCTGTCGCTCATGGCCATCGTCAACCCCCAGATCAAGACCACAGTGATCGAGGGCGGCGCCTTCCAGCAGGAAGTGACCGACCGTGAAATCATGGCCGTACCCATGGTGTTCCTGAACGGGCAGGTGTTTGGCTCGGGCCGCATGACGATTGAAGAGATCGTGGCCAAGCTCGACACCGGCTCCGCCGCCCGTGAAGCTGCCAAGCTCAGTGCCAAGGCACCGTACGACGTGCTCATCGTCGGTGGCGGCCCCGCAGGCGCCGCCGCTGCCGTGTATGCGGCCCGCAAGGGCATCCGCACCGGCGTGGCTGCCGAGCGCTTTGGCGGCCAGGTCAACGACACGCTGGGCATCGAGAACTACATCTCGGTGATCGAGACCGACGGCCCCAAGTTTGCCGCCGCGCTGGAGGCCCACACCCGCGCCTACGACGTGGACATCATGAACCTGCAGCGCGCCCACAAGCTGATTCCGGCCGCACAGCCGGGCGGGCTGATCGAGGTGCAGCTGGCCAATGGCGGCACGCTCAAGGCCAAGACGGTGATCCTGTCCACCGGCGCGCGCTGGCGCAACGTCAACGTGCCCGGCGAAGCCGAGTACAAGAACAAGGGCGTGGCCTACTGCCCGCACTGTGACGGCCCGCTGTTCAAAGGCAAGCGCACGGCGGTGATTGGCGGCGGCAACTCGGGTGTCGAGGCCGCCATCGACCTCGCAGGTATCGTGGCGCACGTCACGTTGGTGGAATTTGCCGACCAGCTCAAGGCTGACGCCGTGCTGGTCAGGAAGCTCCAAAGCCTGCCCAACGTGACCATCCACACCAACGCGCAGACCACCGAGATCACGGGTGCCGACGGCAAGGTCAATGGCCTCAAATTCAAGGACCGCGCGACGGGCGAAGAGCAGCTGGTGCCGCTGGAAGGTGTGTTTGTGCAGATCGGCCTGGTGCCCAACACCGACTGGCTCAAGGGCACGGTGGCCTTGAGCAAGTTTGGCGAGATCGAGATCGATGCCAAGGGGCACACCAACGTACCCGGTGTGTTTGCCGCGGGCGACTGCACCACGGTGCCCTACAAGCAGATCGTGATTGCTGCAGGCGCTGGCTCCACGGCCGCGCTGAGCGCGTTCGATCACCTGATACGCACCAGTGTGCCAGCGTGA